One region of gamma proteobacterium HIMB55 genomic DNA includes:
- a CDS encoding putative DNA repair protein (TIGRFAM: probable DNA repair protein): MTLPAVNSLPSIDTILATLQRGGVVITATQRLARHLIQQVSIRQSEVIEKPAILSIESWLIETWSQIEEVSENPRRMLSTAEASELWRRVIEDHTATERSFSLLQSESAAQLAARCRVALKTHCASMAYERNRRLFQSEIDTKNFLAWLDVFDARLVRERWLLLEDTYEIIAKDSAYKVSEVLFLSEEAPGPALSEALHQHFEKCTWHHSKALDEQLETHAFETRSDELIAAARWGKSAYDAGLSAVIILTDYQQDRAELEQYLRQQFAVDGQSFTQLPVNFSRGIELSKTPMYRDFLLLLRLLIGSVSREDILALIRSPFFYWSNQADKATLIRALFASEEKQFSLPKVLSQLNLIAPNSGLSEALNWIRIERVVASKQSSSRWCELLSEFLSKTGWPGAAALDSVEYQQYEQFADVLESIAVNPLDNETFPFVRFVEKLNYALVQRIFQPQTESSSLQVMFLRDTFGLPFDSVRVVGAVSQALPGTLQHLSLIPWQICRDYNIRSVFEQETELISRNLLGRLNEQAAVTLSFSMVVDGLETLPSRFCAEPRQIMTDRSQYSNEVSLPLEELLDDTGCEAITPLAQKGGVGLLEDQALCPLKAHLKHRLGVSALREGQIGLSAGERGALLHAALFHTFEALSSSEHLSLAAAHQQATIVTNSVDKALSSIKSQTRDRVGLEIIDLERNRLKSAVLRWIEIESKRTIPFEVIAREVSHEWEMHGMSLSFKVDRVDQLPDGGRVIIDYKSKAGNSLGDWTRTPIKAPQLPCYSEVIDDVVAVAVASVTGDKAGYRPIGAAMGVRSDAAAQKEMDEKAGLTWAELKRQWRDELDRLVADFIRGSAVATPSAKACRYCDYAAVCRAKVQDSGDDGEDADETAND; this comes from the coding sequence ATGACGCTACCTGCTGTAAACAGTCTTCCCTCGATCGATACTATCCTTGCGACGTTGCAACGCGGTGGTGTTGTGATTACGGCGACACAGCGCTTGGCACGGCACCTCATACAACAGGTATCGATTCGCCAGTCAGAGGTCATCGAAAAACCGGCAATACTCTCGATTGAGTCCTGGTTGATCGAAACCTGGTCTCAGATTGAAGAGGTGAGCGAGAATCCGCGCAGGATGCTCTCAACTGCGGAGGCGAGTGAGCTTTGGCGTCGCGTTATCGAGGATCATACGGCTACAGAACGATCTTTTAGCCTTCTCCAATCGGAGTCAGCAGCGCAATTGGCTGCTCGATGTCGTGTTGCACTCAAAACCCACTGCGCCTCAATGGCTTACGAGAGAAATCGCAGGCTTTTTCAGTCTGAAATCGATACTAAAAACTTTTTAGCTTGGCTCGATGTTTTTGATGCGAGGCTCGTTCGTGAGCGCTGGTTACTGCTGGAGGACACCTACGAAATCATCGCGAAAGACTCTGCGTACAAGGTTTCAGAGGTGCTTTTTTTATCCGAGGAGGCACCGGGGCCTGCGCTTTCAGAGGCTCTACATCAGCATTTCGAAAAATGCACATGGCATCACTCCAAAGCGCTCGACGAACAATTAGAGACCCATGCGTTTGAAACCCGATCGGATGAACTAATAGCTGCAGCGCGCTGGGGAAAGTCGGCTTACGATGCGGGGCTTTCGGCGGTCATTATCTTGACCGACTATCAGCAAGACAGGGCTGAGCTAGAGCAGTATCTGCGACAACAGTTTGCTGTGGATGGACAGTCCTTTACTCAGCTTCCTGTGAACTTCAGTCGAGGTATAGAGCTCTCCAAAACGCCGATGTACCGGGATTTCTTACTTCTGCTTCGCCTACTCATTGGGAGTGTTTCACGCGAGGACATTCTTGCCTTAATTCGCTCGCCTTTTTTTTACTGGAGCAACCAAGCCGATAAGGCAACGCTCATCCGCGCGCTTTTTGCGAGCGAGGAAAAGCAGTTTTCCCTGCCAAAGGTGCTCTCGCAGCTGAATCTCATCGCACCGAACTCGGGCCTTAGTGAGGCGCTAAACTGGATCCGTATCGAGAGAGTGGTGGCATCTAAGCAGTCATCCTCGAGATGGTGTGAGTTGCTCTCTGAGTTCTTGAGTAAAACCGGGTGGCCAGGTGCCGCAGCTCTCGATTCAGTTGAGTATCAGCAATACGAGCAGTTTGCTGATGTCCTTGAATCCATAGCAGTTAATCCTCTGGATAACGAGACTTTTCCGTTTGTGAGATTTGTTGAAAAACTGAATTACGCACTCGTGCAACGCATTTTTCAGCCTCAAACGGAATCCTCATCGCTGCAGGTCATGTTTCTACGGGATACCTTTGGCTTGCCTTTCGACTCGGTGAGGGTGGTTGGCGCCGTTTCACAGGCGTTACCAGGTACGCTACAGCACCTAAGCTTGATTCCTTGGCAAATTTGTCGGGACTACAACATACGTTCCGTGTTCGAACAGGAAACTGAGTTAATTAGCAGAAACCTGTTAGGACGTTTAAACGAACAAGCTGCTGTAACCCTATCATTTTCTATGGTTGTGGATGGCTTGGAGACGCTTCCCAGCCGTTTTTGTGCTGAGCCACGCCAGATAATGACTGATAGATCGCAGTATTCGAATGAAGTAAGTCTGCCGTTGGAGGAGTTACTGGATGACACCGGTTGTGAAGCAATTACACCGCTCGCCCAGAAAGGCGGGGTTGGCCTTCTCGAGGACCAAGCTCTTTGCCCGCTAAAGGCGCATTTAAAACACCGGTTGGGTGTCTCTGCGCTCCGCGAGGGGCAAATTGGATTGTCAGCTGGTGAGCGGGGTGCATTGTTGCACGCAGCACTGTTTCACACCTTTGAAGCGCTGAGTAGTTCTGAACACTTGTCGCTAGCAGCAGCACACCAACAAGCTACGATTGTGACTAACTCAGTCGACAAGGCATTGTCATCCATAAAGTCACAAACTCGTGATCGGGTTGGACTTGAGATAATTGATCTCGAGCGCAATAGACTAAAGAGCGCCGTCCTTCGGTGGATAGAGATTGAGTCAAAAAGAACCATCCCATTCGAAGTCATTGCTCGCGAGGTGTCGCATGAGTGGGAGATGCACGGGATGTCCTTGTCTTTTAAGGTCGATCGCGTAGATCAGCTTCCCGACGGAGGACGGGTGATCATCGATTACAAGTCCAAAGCGGGCAATAGCTTGGGCGATTGGACTCGGACGCCGATCAAGGCCCCTCAATTGCCGTGTTACAGCGAAGTGATAGATGATGTTGTAGCGGTGGCCGTCGCATCGGTAACGGGTGACAAGGCCGGTTACCGGCCTATCGGTGCAGCTATGGGGGTCAGAAGCGATGCAGCCGCTCAAAAAGAGATGGATGAAAAAGCTGGACTGACCTGGGCGGAACTAAAGCGCCAGTGGAGAGATGAGCTTGACCGTCTAGTGGCTGACTTTATCCGTGGCAGCGCGGTCGCAACGCCGTCAGCCAAGGCCTGCCGCTATTGTGATTACGCTGCAGTTTGCCGCGCAAAAGTGCAGGACAGTGGCGATGATGGCGAAGATGCGGATGAGACAGCTAATGACTGA
- a CDS encoding 3-deoxy-D-arabinoheptulosonate-7-phosphate synthase (PFAM: DAHP synthetase I family~TIGRFAM: phospho-2-dehydro-3-deoxyheptonate aldolase), with amino-acid sequence MTQSSVHNVNVASQTTLIAPNALRASVPVDDATFDFVSSSRATISNILDRKDHRLIVVVGPCSIHDRDAAMEYANRLKALAQELNDSLYIVMRVYFEKPRTTTGWKGLINDPHLDDSFDIEEGLKIGRTLLRDLLAMGLPTATEALDPITPQYLQDLICWSAIGARTTESQTHREMASGLSSAVGFKNGTDGSLDVAINALKSVQHPHRFLGLNSEGVVSVFETKGNPYGHVVLRGGSNGPNYDSVNIAMCESALEAAGLPANIMVDCSHANSSKDHNVQPLVARDVANQVVKGNKSIAGLMLESHLHAGRQNIPENLAELDYGVSVTDACIDWVTTEMTLREIADTVREALRLRIT; translated from the coding sequence ATGACGCAATCATCGGTACACAACGTTAACGTAGCATCACAAACAACGCTCATTGCACCCAATGCGCTGAGAGCGTCGGTTCCTGTGGATGATGCCACTTTTGATTTTGTGAGCAGCTCACGGGCAACCATCAGCAATATTCTCGATCGCAAAGACCATCGCCTTATCGTTGTGGTAGGTCCGTGCTCTATCCACGACCGTGATGCGGCCATGGAGTATGCAAATCGTCTAAAGGCTTTAGCTCAGGAGTTGAATGACTCGCTATACATCGTTATGCGGGTTTACTTTGAAAAACCGCGCACAACAACGGGCTGGAAGGGCCTTATCAACGACCCCCACCTCGACGACTCTTTTGATATCGAAGAGGGTTTGAAGATCGGCAGAACACTGCTTCGCGATCTATTGGCAATGGGTCTGCCAACAGCTACCGAGGCACTTGACCCTATCACGCCTCAATATTTGCAGGACTTGATTTGCTGGTCAGCTATTGGTGCCAGAACGACAGAGTCGCAGACACACCGTGAAATGGCGAGTGGACTCTCCTCCGCCGTTGGTTTCAAAAACGGTACAGACGGGAGCCTAGATGTCGCCATCAACGCATTGAAGTCTGTTCAGCACCCACACCGCTTTCTCGGTCTCAATTCTGAGGGTGTCGTTTCGGTATTTGAAACTAAGGGTAATCCTTATGGCCATGTAGTACTTCGTGGCGGCAGTAACGGACCCAATTACGACAGCGTAAATATTGCGATGTGCGAGAGCGCACTAGAAGCTGCAGGTTTGCCAGCCAATATCATGGTGGATTGCAGCCACGCAAACTCAAGTAAAGACCACAACGTCCAGCCCTTGGTTGCTCGAGACGTTGCAAACCAAGTCGTGAAAGGCAACAAGTCCATTGCGGGTTTGATGCTTGAAAGCCATCTACATGCAGGACGGCAGAACATTCCTGAGAATCTTGCCGAGCTAGACTACGGGGTGTCCGTTACCGACGCCTGTATCGATTGGGTGACAACGGAAATGACGCTGCGGGAGATTGCTGACACCGTCCGTGAAGCACTGCGCTTACGCATTACCTAA
- a CDS encoding IscR-regulated protein YhgI (PFAM: Iron-sulphur cluster biosynthesis; NifU-like domain~TIGRFAM: IscR-regulated protein YhgI) encodes MVTITESAREYLKELLDKQSDALGVRVFINNPGTPRAETCIAYCREGDMQESDVSQDYDLFSAWIEERSIPFLEDAVVDYAKDRMGGQLTIKAPNAKMPRVDADSSIEDRINYVLYNEVNPSLAAHGGDVSLVEVTDDQFAILQFGGGCQGCSAVSITLKDGVEKTLIEQIPELAGVRDMTDHTDRSNAFY; translated from the coding sequence ATGGTGACAATAACCGAATCAGCGCGGGAGTATCTGAAAGAGCTGCTTGATAAGCAGTCCGATGCGCTTGGTGTAAGAGTTTTCATTAACAACCCTGGCACTCCCCGTGCGGAAACATGTATTGCCTACTGTCGTGAAGGTGACATGCAAGAAAGCGACGTTTCACAGGACTACGATCTGTTTAGTGCATGGATCGAGGAGCGCAGCATTCCATTCCTCGAGGATGCGGTGGTTGATTACGCGAAAGACCGGATGGGCGGCCAGCTTACGATCAAGGCACCCAACGCAAAAATGCCACGCGTGGATGCAGATAGCTCCATTGAAGACCGAATCAACTACGTTCTGTATAACGAGGTTAATCCATCGTTAGCCGCGCATGGTGGTGACGTGTCGTTGGTCGAGGTCACAGACGATCAGTTTGCTATCCTTCAGTTCGGTGGCGGCTGTCAGGGCTGTAGCGCTGTAAGCATTACGCTCAAGGATGGTGTTGAAAAAACGCTTATCGAGCAGATACCTGAGCTGGCAGGCGTGCGTGATATGACCGACCACACCGACCGCAGCAACGCGTTTTATTAA
- a CDS encoding Protein of unknown function (DUF2970) (PFAM: Protein of unknown function (DUF2970)) produces MGSKSLRIIQSTLAAAIGVQSKKNRERDFQEGNAGTFIAAGIIFTALFIATVMTVVQLVTA; encoded by the coding sequence ATGGGCAGCAAATCGTTACGCATCATTCAGAGCACACTGGCGGCGGCGATTGGCGTTCAGAGTAAAAAAAATCGCGAACGCGACTTTCAAGAAGGCAATGCCGGCACGTTTATCGCCGCCGGCATCATTTTTACCGCCCTATTTATTGCGACGGTAATGACGGTGGTACAGCTAGTAACCGCCTAG
- a CDS encoding electron transfer flavoprotein, alpha subunit (PFAM: Electron transfer flavoprotein domain; Electron transfer flavoprotein FAD-binding domain), with amino-acid sequence MKTLIVAEHDNQTLKAATLNAVAAAQQLGGDVDILVVGSGCEGAANAAASVAGVGTVLCADNVAYEHQLAENVSLAVADAASGYDCVMSAATANGKNVMPRVAALLDVAQISDITAVIDADTFERPIYAGNVIATVKSSDSKKVITVRTTAFDAVPAEGGSASVQAVDGAHDAGVSSFIGEEVAVSDRPELTSASVVISGGRGMQNGDNFSMLEGIADKLNAAIGASRAAVDAGFVPNDYQVGQTGKIVAPDLYIAVGISGAIQHLAGMKDSKVIVAINKDEDAPIFQVADYGLVADLFSALPELETAL; translated from the coding sequence ATGAAGACATTAATTGTTGCTGAACACGATAACCAAACACTCAAGGCGGCGACGCTGAACGCGGTTGCAGCTGCGCAACAGCTCGGTGGCGATGTCGATATTCTTGTTGTTGGAAGCGGCTGTGAAGGCGCGGCGAACGCGGCGGCGTCGGTCGCTGGCGTCGGTACTGTACTTTGTGCGGATAACGTAGCCTACGAACACCAGCTTGCTGAAAACGTAAGTCTTGCAGTGGCCGATGCGGCATCAGGCTACGATTGCGTGATGTCGGCAGCCACTGCAAACGGCAAGAACGTGATGCCTCGTGTTGCGGCGCTTCTTGACGTTGCACAGATCTCAGACATCACCGCAGTTATCGACGCGGACACGTTCGAGCGTCCTATCTACGCCGGTAACGTTATTGCTACGGTTAAAAGCTCAGACAGTAAGAAGGTCATTACTGTGCGAACAACTGCGTTTGATGCGGTCCCTGCAGAGGGCGGAAGTGCGTCGGTGCAAGCAGTTGACGGTGCACATGATGCGGGCGTCTCAAGTTTCATTGGCGAAGAGGTGGCAGTTTCAGATCGTCCAGAACTTACTTCAGCTTCCGTCGTCATCTCTGGCGGTCGTGGTATGCAGAACGGCGACAACTTCTCAATGCTTGAGGGGATTGCCGACAAACTGAACGCTGCTATTGGTGCCTCACGCGCTGCAGTTGACGCAGGTTTCGTTCCTAACGACTATCAGGTAGGCCAAACGGGTAAGATTGTCGCACCGGATCTGTACATTGCAGTCGGTATTTCCGGAGCAATTCAGCACCTCGCGGGTATGAAGGACAGTAAAGTAATCGTTGCTATTAACAAGGATGAAGACGCGCCGATTTTCCAGGTTGCGGATTATGGTCTTGTTGCGGACTTGTTCTCAGCTCTACCCGAACTAGAAACGGCGCTGTAA
- a CDS encoding electron transfer flavoprotein, beta subunit (PFAM: Electron transfer flavoprotein domain) — protein MKVLVAVKRVVDYNVKVRAKADGSDVELNNVKMAINPFCEIAVEEAVRLKEAGTASEVVVASIGDKSCQEQIRTALALGADRGIHVEADGRPEPLEVAKLLKGVVAAESPDLVILGKQSIDGDNNQTGQMLAALTGMGQGTFASEVNIGDGTVQVTREIDGGLQTVELKMPAVVTTDLRLNEPRYASLPNIMKAKKKPLETMSPADLGVDIQSHVALLGVKPPAERSAGIKVESVEQLVDKLKNEAKVI, from the coding sequence ATGAAAGTACTCGTCGCAGTGAAGCGCGTTGTTGATTACAACGTCAAGGTTCGCGCCAAGGCAGACGGCTCTGATGTAGAGCTGAACAATGTAAAAATGGCGATCAACCCATTCTGTGAAATCGCGGTAGAGGAAGCGGTTCGCCTCAAAGAAGCGGGCACAGCGTCTGAAGTTGTTGTTGCTTCTATCGGTGACAAGAGCTGCCAGGAACAAATCCGTACGGCTTTGGCACTTGGTGCAGATCGCGGAATTCATGTGGAGGCCGATGGTCGTCCAGAGCCACTGGAAGTCGCGAAGTTGCTTAAGGGTGTCGTTGCTGCTGAGTCTCCAGATCTCGTTATTCTGGGCAAGCAGTCGATCGATGGCGATAACAACCAAACTGGTCAGATGCTCGCAGCATTGACTGGCATGGGGCAGGGGACTTTCGCTTCCGAGGTGAACATCGGTGACGGAACAGTCCAAGTGACTCGTGAGATCGATGGGGGCCTTCAAACGGTTGAGTTGAAGATGCCTGCCGTCGTAACGACTGACCTTCGCTTGAACGAGCCACGCTATGCATCGCTGCCTAACATCATGAAGGCGAAGAAAAAGCCTCTCGAGACCATGTCTCCGGCAGATCTGGGGGTTGATATTCAATCTCACGTTGCGCTTCTTGGCGTTAAGCCACCGGCAGAGCGCTCGGCAGGTATCAAAGTTGAATCAGTAGAGCAGTTGGTAGATAAGCTCAAGAACGAAGCAAAGGTGATCTAA
- a CDS encoding flavin-dependent dehydrogenase (PFAM: Electron transfer flavoprotein-ubiquinone oxidoreductase; Thi4 family): MERESMEFDVVVVGAGPAGLSAAIKLGQLAQEQEQEVSICVVEKGSEVGAHILSGAVFETSALDELLPDWRSMGSPLATEVKEDVFYYYTSGKSAFQIPNLFLPAPVHNDGNYIVSMGNVCRWLAEQAENMGIEVYPGFAAAEVLFNDDGSVKGVATGDMGISAEGEQKDSYMPGMELHAKYTLFAEGCRGHLGKQLISHFGLDEGKDPQHYGIGIKEVWQIKPELHEEGKVIHGLGWPLAESGSSGGAFMYHAENNEVYLGLITDLNYSNPHVSPFEEFQRWKTHPKTAKYLEGAERLAYGARALAKGGLNSLPKMNFPGGLIIGCDAGTLNAVKIKGNHTAMKSGILAAEEVAAALMSESPAADLVNFEARVSASWLGKELKSSRNFAGYMHTFGALLGSAAVWFDQTIMRGNMPFTLRDKTPDHACLKPAAQSKKIDYPKPDNVLTFDRLSSVFLSNTNHEEDQPCHLQLMDTSIPIQVNLPTYDEPAQRYCPAGVYEVITDGDEPRFQINAQNCVHCKTCDIKDPSQNIRWVTPEGLGGPNYPNM, encoded by the coding sequence GTGGAACGCGAATCAATGGAGTTCGATGTGGTAGTAGTGGGTGCAGGTCCTGCGGGACTTTCAGCGGCTATTAAGCTTGGTCAGTTAGCGCAAGAGCAGGAGCAGGAAGTCAGCATCTGCGTCGTAGAAAAAGGCTCTGAGGTGGGTGCTCATATTCTCTCAGGGGCCGTTTTTGAGACCTCTGCGCTCGATGAGTTACTCCCAGATTGGCGCTCGATGGGCTCGCCACTGGCCACTGAGGTAAAGGAAGACGTCTTCTATTACTACACGTCTGGCAAGTCAGCATTCCAGATCCCCAATCTTTTCTTGCCAGCTCCTGTTCACAACGACGGCAACTATATTGTCTCTATGGGTAATGTCTGCCGCTGGCTAGCAGAGCAGGCGGAGAATATGGGCATCGAGGTCTATCCAGGATTCGCAGCTGCCGAGGTTCTTTTCAATGACGATGGTTCTGTCAAAGGCGTTGCCACAGGTGATATGGGCATCAGTGCAGAGGGCGAGCAGAAGGACTCTTATATGCCCGGTATGGAGCTACACGCCAAGTACACGCTCTTTGCGGAAGGCTGTCGTGGTCACCTCGGTAAACAGCTCATCTCGCATTTCGGTCTCGACGAAGGTAAAGACCCTCAACACTACGGGATTGGTATTAAAGAGGTTTGGCAAATCAAACCTGAACTTCACGAGGAAGGCAAAGTCATCCATGGACTGGGCTGGCCTCTCGCAGAGAGCGGCTCGTCTGGCGGTGCATTCATGTATCACGCAGAGAACAACGAGGTTTACTTGGGCCTCATTACCGATCTCAACTACTCCAACCCACATGTGAGTCCTTTTGAGGAATTCCAACGTTGGAAAACCCACCCAAAGACAGCTAAGTACCTTGAGGGTGCAGAGCGCCTCGCATACGGTGCTCGAGCACTGGCGAAAGGTGGTCTCAATTCGCTGCCTAAGATGAATTTCCCAGGTGGTCTCATCATTGGATGCGATGCGGGCACATTGAATGCCGTCAAAATCAAGGGTAATCACACCGCGATGAAGAGCGGTATCTTAGCGGCCGAGGAAGTCGCTGCAGCACTGATGTCTGAGAGCCCTGCAGCTGATCTCGTCAACTTCGAGGCGCGCGTCAGCGCCTCGTGGCTTGGTAAGGAGCTTAAGTCGAGCCGGAACTTTGCCGGCTACATGCACACATTTGGCGCACTACTTGGTTCCGCCGCTGTCTGGTTCGATCAAACCATCATGCGCGGCAATATGCCTTTTACGCTGCGTGACAAAACGCCTGATCATGCCTGTCTCAAGCCTGCGGCGCAGTCTAAAAAGATTGACTATCCGAAGCCTGATAACGTGCTCACCTTCGACCGTCTATCTTCCGTGTTTCTGTCGAATACGAACCATGAAGAGGACCAGCCCTGCCACCTGCAGCTGATGGATACCTCGATTCCGATTCAGGTCAACTTGCCTACATACGATGAACCCGCACAGCGTTATTGCCCAGCCGGCGTTTATGAGGTGATTACTGATGGCGATGAGCCAAGGTTTCAGATAAATGCGCAGAACTGTGTTCACTGCAAAACCTGTGACATTAAAGATCCGTCGCAAAACATTCGTTGGGTGACACCAGAGGGACTAGGCGGTCCTAACTACCCCAACATGTGA